A region of Lichenibacterium dinghuense DNA encodes the following proteins:
- a CDS encoding UDP-N-acetylmuramoyl-L-alanyl-D-glutamate--2,6-diaminopimelate ligase: MTLGELLPGAVAECDRGIAVSGLTADSRAVAPGFAFFAVPGAKGDGVAYAAAAAAAGAVAVVSERPPEGLPDGVASVVVPDARRALSAAAARVHPAQPGTVVAVTGTSGKTSVAAFVRQIWAAAGLRAASMGTLGVVAPDGAVYGSLTTPDPITLHRDLDRLARDGVTHLALEASSHGLDQHRLDGARLAAGAFTNLSRDHLDYHPNVEHYLAAKLRLFTDLLAPGRPAVVDADGQVAERVVAAARARGLDVLTVGRAGTSIRLLSAEPDGFATRMVLRHADRERTLRLPLAGAFQVSNALVAAGLCIATGTAPAAAFAALEGLAGAPGRLERVGTRRGAPVVVDYAHKPDALEKVLATMRPYAPGRLVVVFGCGGDRDAGKRPIMGAIAARLADVVVVTDDNPRSEEPAAIRSAILAGAPGAAEIGDRAAAIAHAVALLGPGDALVVAGKGHETGQTARGVTLPFSDAAAVAEAIARLDP, translated from the coding sequence ATGACGCTGGGCGAACTGCTGCCGGGCGCCGTCGCAGAGTGCGATCGGGGCATCGCGGTGTCGGGCCTCACGGCGGACAGCCGCGCCGTCGCGCCCGGCTTCGCCTTCTTCGCCGTGCCCGGCGCCAAGGGCGACGGCGTGGCCTACGCGGCCGCGGCCGCGGCGGCGGGGGCCGTCGCGGTCGTGTCCGAGCGTCCGCCCGAGGGCCTGCCGGACGGCGTCGCGTCGGTCGTCGTGCCGGACGCGCGGCGCGCGCTCAGCGCCGCCGCGGCGCGCGTCCACCCGGCCCAGCCCGGCACGGTGGTGGCGGTGACGGGCACGAGCGGCAAGACCTCGGTGGCGGCCTTCGTGCGGCAGATCTGGGCCGCGGCGGGCCTCAGGGCCGCCTCGATGGGCACGCTCGGCGTGGTCGCGCCGGACGGCGCCGTCTACGGCTCGCTCACGACGCCCGACCCCATCACGCTGCACCGCGACCTCGACCGCCTCGCCCGGGACGGCGTCACCCACCTGGCCCTCGAAGCCTCCTCGCACGGGCTCGACCAGCACCGGCTCGACGGCGCGCGCCTCGCGGCCGGCGCCTTCACCAACCTGTCGCGCGACCACCTCGACTATCACCCAAACGTCGAGCACTACCTCGCCGCCAAGCTTCGCCTGTTCACCGACCTGCTCGCGCCCGGCCGCCCCGCTGTGGTGGACGCGGACGGACAGGTCGCGGAGCGCGTCGTCGCGGCGGCCCGCGCCCGCGGCCTCGACGTGCTGACCGTCGGCCGGGCGGGGACGAGCATCCGCCTCCTGTCGGCCGAGCCCGACGGCTTCGCGACCCGCATGGTCCTGCGCCACGCGGACCGCGAGCGCACCCTCCGCCTGCCCCTCGCCGGCGCCTTCCAGGTGTCGAACGCCCTCGTCGCGGCGGGCCTCTGCATCGCCACCGGCACGGCGCCCGCCGCCGCCTTCGCGGCCCTCGAAGGGCTCGCCGGCGCGCCCGGCCGGCTGGAGCGCGTGGGCACGCGCCGGGGGGCGCCGGTCGTCGTCGACTACGCCCACAAGCCCGACGCGCTGGAGAAGGTCCTCGCCACCATGCGCCCCTACGCGCCGGGGCGGCTCGTCGTGGTGTTCGGCTGCGGCGGCGACCGCGACGCCGGCAAGCGGCCGATCATGGGCGCGATCGCGGCGCGGCTCGCCGACGTGGTCGTCGTCACCGACGACAACCCGCGCTCCGAGGAGCCCGCCGCGATCCGCTCCGCCATCCTCGCGGGCGCGCCCGGCGCGGCCGAGATCGGCGACCGCGCCGCCGCCATCGCCCACGCGGTCGCGCTGCTCGGCCCCGGCGACGCCCTGGTGGTCGCCGGCAAGGGGCACGAGACCGGGCAGACGGCGCGCGGCGTCACCCTGCCCTTCTCCGACGCCGCGGCGGTCGCCGAGGCCATCGCGAGGCTGGACCCATGA
- a CDS encoding UDP-N-acetylmuramoylalanyl-D-glutamyl-2,6-diaminopimelate--D-alanyl-D-alanine ligase has protein sequence MNDAPLWSGLGLVAALDARVSGTPPLGGVTGVSIDTRSLKPGELYVAIRGDLHDGHDFVAQAFAAGAAAAVVDEAHAPGLRRSLGDLPCLYVVEDALRALERLGAAARARSKARVVAVTGSVGKTTVKEMLRLVLSDAGPTHASAASFNNHWGVPLTLARLPAEARYGVFEVGMNHPGEITPLVALVRPDIAVVTTVAAAHLEHFASVDEIADAKAEIFSGLVQGGLAVINRDIDTYGRLRAAAEASPAGRILTFGEHPEADARLESFAPTPDGVEARARVLGRRVDFRLGAPGRHLAVNALAVLLAAHAAGLDLDGAADPLARFTVGQGRGARVTLRLPGGDATLIDESYNANPTSMRAALAVLAAAAPAGEGRRVAVIGDMRELGTDAERLHAELLPDLEAARVDLVFAAGPLSHALFSRLPAEMRGLWGDTAAAIEGPLADGIRAGDVVMVKGSNGSRMGPLVAALKDRFRPTPAGR, from the coding sequence ATGAACGACGCACCCCTCTGGTCCGGTCTCGGCTTGGTCGCCGCGCTCGACGCCCGCGTGAGCGGGACGCCGCCGCTGGGCGGCGTCACCGGCGTGTCGATCGACACCCGCAGCCTGAAGCCGGGCGAGCTCTACGTCGCCATCCGCGGCGACCTGCACGACGGCCACGACTTCGTCGCCCAGGCCTTCGCGGCCGGCGCCGCCGCGGCCGTGGTCGACGAGGCCCACGCGCCCGGCCTGCGGCGGTCGCTCGGGGACCTGCCCTGCCTCTACGTCGTCGAGGACGCCCTGCGCGCCCTGGAGCGCCTCGGGGCCGCCGCCCGCGCCCGCTCGAAGGCGCGGGTCGTCGCCGTCACGGGTTCGGTCGGCAAGACCACCGTGAAGGAGATGCTGCGCCTCGTCCTGTCGGACGCCGGGCCGACCCACGCCTCGGCGGCCTCCTTCAACAATCACTGGGGCGTGCCCCTCACCCTCGCGCGCCTGCCGGCGGAGGCGCGCTACGGCGTGTTCGAGGTCGGCATGAACCATCCGGGCGAGATCACGCCGCTGGTCGCCCTCGTGCGCCCGGACATCGCCGTGGTCACCACGGTGGCGGCGGCCCACCTGGAGCATTTCGCGAGCGTCGACGAGATCGCCGACGCCAAGGCGGAGATCTTCTCCGGCCTCGTCCAGGGCGGCCTCGCCGTGATCAACCGCGACATCGACACCTACGGCCGCCTGCGCGCCGCCGCCGAAGCCTCGCCGGCCGGCCGCATCCTCACCTTCGGCGAGCACCCCGAGGCGGACGCCCGCCTGGAAAGCTTCGCGCCGACGCCCGACGGCGTCGAGGCCCGCGCGCGCGTGCTCGGCCGGCGGGTGGACTTCCGGCTCGGCGCCCCCGGCCGCCACCTCGCCGTCAACGCGCTGGCGGTGCTGCTGGCCGCGCACGCCGCCGGCCTCGACCTCGACGGCGCGGCGGACCCGCTCGCGCGCTTCACCGTCGGCCAGGGCCGCGGCGCCCGCGTGACGCTGCGGCTGCCGGGCGGCGACGCGACGCTGATCGACGAGAGCTACAACGCCAACCCCACCTCCATGCGGGCCGCCTTGGCGGTCCTGGCCGCGGCGGCGCCCGCCGGCGAGGGACGCCGCGTCGCCGTGATCGGCGACATGCGCGAGCTCGGCACGGACGCCGAGCGCCTCCACGCCGAGCTCCTGCCCGACCTCGAGGCGGCGCGGGTCGACCTCGTCTTCGCCGCCGGGCCGCTCAGTCACGCGCTGTTCAGCCGCCTGCCCGCGGAGATGAGAGGCTTGTGGGGGGACACCGCCGCGGCTATCGAGGGCCCCCTCGCGGACGGCATCCGGGCCGGCGACGTCGTGATGGTGAAGGGCTCCAACGGGAGCCGGATGGGGCCGCTCGTCGCCGCCCTGAAGGACCGGTTCCGCCCCACCCCGGCGGGACGCTGA
- the mraY gene encoding phospho-N-acetylmuramoyl-pentapeptide-transferase — MLTWLTELSPYFSPLNLFRYLTFRTIGATATAALFVFFFGPAIIAALRIKQGKGQPIRTDGPDHLKKRGTPTMGGLMILSGLVVSTLLWANLRSPYVWIVLLVTLGFGMIGFYDDYLKVTKQSHAGFAGRARLALEALIALVACWAMTAVGPSSTTALYLPFINGIVIDFGLFFIAFGAFIIVGFGNAVNLTDGLDGLAIVPVMIATGTFGVIAYCTGNLLYASYLGIHHVPQTGDLLVIAGAVAGAGMGFLWFNAPPAQIFMGDTGSLALGGLISTVAVIIKHEIVLLIVGGVFVVEALSVIVQVGSFKLTGKRVFRMAPIHHHFEKLGWSEPQIVMRFWIISFVLALLGLSTLKVR; from the coding sequence ATGCTGACCTGGCTCACCGAACTGTCCCCCTATTTCAGCCCGCTGAACCTGTTCCGGTACCTGACCTTCCGCACCATCGGGGCCACCGCCACGGCCGCGCTCTTCGTGTTCTTCTTCGGCCCGGCCATCATCGCGGCGCTGCGCATCAAGCAGGGCAAGGGCCAGCCGATCCGCACGGACGGCCCGGACCACCTGAAGAAGCGCGGCACGCCCACCATGGGCGGGCTGATGATCCTGTCGGGCCTCGTCGTGTCGACCCTGCTCTGGGCCAACCTGCGCAGCCCCTACGTGTGGATCGTGCTGCTGGTCACGCTCGGCTTCGGCATGATCGGCTTCTACGACGACTACCTCAAGGTGACGAAGCAGAGCCACGCGGGCTTCGCCGGCCGCGCCCGGCTGGCCCTGGAGGCGCTGATCGCCCTCGTGGCCTGCTGGGCCATGACGGCGGTGGGGCCGTCCTCCACCACGGCCCTGTACCTCCCCTTCATCAACGGCATCGTGATCGACTTCGGGCTGTTCTTCATCGCCTTCGGGGCCTTCATCATCGTCGGCTTCGGCAATGCCGTGAACCTGACCGACGGCCTCGACGGCCTCGCGATCGTGCCCGTGATGATCGCGACGGGGACCTTCGGCGTCATCGCCTACTGCACCGGCAACCTGCTCTACGCCTCCTACCTCGGCATCCACCACGTGCCGCAGACGGGCGACCTCCTCGTCATCGCGGGCGCTGTGGCGGGGGCCGGCATGGGCTTCCTGTGGTTCAACGCGCCGCCGGCGCAGATCTTCATGGGCGACACGGGTTCGCTCGCCCTCGGCGGCCTGATCAGCACCGTGGCGGTCATCATCAAGCACGAGATCGTGCTGCTGATCGTCGGCGGGGTCTTCGTCGTCGAAGCCCTGTCGGTGATCGTCCAGGTCGGCTCCTTCAAGCTGACCGGTAAGCGGGTGTTCCGCATGGCGCCGATCCACCACCATTTCGAGAAGCTCGGCTGGTCCGAGCCGCAGATCGTGATGCGCTTCTGGATCATCTCCTTCGTGCTGGCCCTGCTCGGCCTGTCGACCCTCAAGGTGCGCTGA